A part of Clarias gariepinus isolate MV-2021 ecotype Netherlands chromosome 14, CGAR_prim_01v2, whole genome shotgun sequence genomic DNA contains:
- the si:ch211-221j21.3 gene encoding uncharacterized protein si:ch211-221j21.3 encodes MSMECVSALVQNKRQREEEHSQWDCQSKRACTGLGNCIEVRCDVVMDSPMDSWDTPQVGLQNGTSANHHVTTMVLATAQQSCPRCMAGEPGHINHIMQRY; translated from the exons ATGTCCATGGAGTGTGTAAGTGCCCTGGTGCAGAATAAGAGACAGCGGGAGGAAGAGCACAGCCAGTGGGACTGCCAGTCG aAAAGAGCATGCACTGGATTGGGAAATTGCATCGAGGTCAGATGTGATGTTGTGATGGACAGCCCAATGGATTCATGGGACACTCCACAAGTTGGCCTTCAGAACGGCACCAGTGCAAATCACCACGTCACCACTATG GTTCTTGCTACAGCTCAGCAATCCTGCCCCAGATGCATGGCAGGAGAACCG ggccATATAAATCATATCATGCAGAGATATTGA
- the glrx3 gene encoding glutaredoxin 3 codes for MANFTEVKTPQEFADLLKKAGRGLTVVHFHAPWAPQCSQMNDVMEELAKEHKQTMFIKMEAEAVPDVSEKYQVTSVPTFLFFKGGEKIDRLDGAHAPELTNKVQRLASSGGGPAGHGDAPKEELNERLKKLINAAPCMLFMKGTPQEPRCGFSRQIVQIFKDHSIQYSSFDILSDEEVRQGLKTYSNWPTYPQVYVKGELIGGLDIIKELAESGELENTFPKSVSLEQRLKSLINKSTVMLFMKGNKEEAKCGFSRQILEILNGVGVEYDTFNILLDEEVRQGLKTYSNWPTYPQIYVKGELIGGLDIIKELKENGELESVLRGVN; via the exons ATGGCGAACTTCACGGAGGTGAAAACGCCGCAGGAATTTGCGGACTTGTTAAAAAAGGCTGGCAG GGGTCTAACAGTCGTTCATTTTCATGCACCATGGGCTCCTCAGTGCTCTCAGATGAACGACGTGATGGAGGAGTTAGCCAAGGAGCACAAACAGACCATGTTCATTAAG atGGAGGCTGAAGCAGTGCCCGATGTGTCTGAGAAGTATCAGGTCACCTCAGTCCccacttttctctttttcaag GGTGGCGAGAAGATTGACAGGCTGGATGGCGCACATGCCCCTGAGCTGACCAATAAGGTGCAGCGGTTGGCGTCCAGCGGGGGCGGGCCTGCAGGGCATGGGGACGCCCCTAAGGAGGAGCTTAACGAGAGACTCAAGAAACTAATCAACGCTGCACCCTGCATGCTGTTCATGAAGGGAACTCCCCAGGAACCCCGCTGCG gcttCAGCAGGCAGATTGTGCAGATTTTCAAGGACCACAGCATTCAGTACAGCAGCTTTGATATCCTGTCTGATGAGGAGGTACGGCAGGGGCTGAAGACGTACTCCAACTGGCCCACTTATCCTCAGGTGTATGTTAAAGGAGAGCTGATCGGAGGGCTCGACATCATCAAG GAGCTGGCTGAATCAGGCGAGCTTGAAAATACCTTTCCCAAATCTGTCTCGCTGGAACAGAG gcTGAAGTCTCTCATCAACAAATCCACTGTCATGCTCTTTATGAAAGGAAACAAAGAG GAAGCCAAATGTGGATTCAGTCGTCAAATACTTGAAATACTGAATGGTGTTGg gGTTGAATACGACACATTTAATATTCTTCTGGATGAAGAG GTTAGACAGGGTCTAAAGACATATTCCAACTGGCCAACATACCCACAGATCTACGTAAAAGGAGAGCTCATCGGAGGCCTAGATATCATCAAG GAGCTGAAAGAGAACGGTGAGCTGGAATCAGTGCTGCGAGGGGTAAATTAG